A window of Kiritimatiellaceae bacterium contains these coding sequences:
- a CDS encoding TIGR00282 family metallophosphoesterase, whose amino-acid sequence MKILFTGDMVGSAGRQVFQRVTDRLRAEGRIDLVIANAENAAGGRGPSPEIVEALFAAGAAALTLGDHAWDDKNLTSLLETETRLIRPANFPPAAAGRGMTTIETDEGPICIISLIGRVFLDPADCPFRAADRLIGMSKAKTILIDFHAEATSEKIALGRYLDGRVTALLGTHTHVQTSDENILPNGTAYITDLGMTGPKDSVIGREVEPVIQRFITGMPQKFDTSNKDPALEGVILDIDIKTGKARSIERIRERA is encoded by the coding sequence ATGAAAATCCTCTTTACAGGCGATATGGTCGGCAGTGCGGGTCGGCAGGTTTTTCAGCGTGTGACCGACCGGCTGCGCGCCGAAGGCCGGATCGATCTCGTGATCGCTAACGCCGAGAATGCCGCCGGAGGACGCGGGCCTTCGCCGGAAATCGTCGAGGCGCTTTTCGCCGCCGGAGCCGCCGCGCTAACGCTCGGCGACCACGCATGGGACGATAAAAACCTGACCAGCCTACTGGAAACCGAAACACGACTGATCCGTCCGGCGAATTTTCCGCCCGCCGCCGCAGGCCGCGGAATGACAACCATCGAAACCGACGAAGGGCCGATCTGCATTATCTCGCTGATCGGGCGCGTTTTTCTAGATCCGGCCGACTGCCCGTTCCGCGCCGCCGACCGGCTGATCGGCATGAGCAAAGCCAAAACCATTCTGATTGATTTCCACGCCGAGGCGACCTCGGAAAAAATCGCGCTGGGCCGCTACCTCGACGGACGCGTCACCGCCCTGCTCGGAACGCACACTCACGTTCAGACGTCGGACGAAAACATCCTGCCGAACGGCACGGCTTATATCACCGACCTCGGTATGACCGGCCCGAAAGATTCCGTGATCGGCCGCGAAGTGGAGCCGGTTATTCAGCGCTTTATCACCGGCATGCCGCAAAAGTTTGATACGTCAAATAAAGATCCGGCGCTCGAAGGCGTCATTCTGGATATCGATATCAAAACCGGCAAGGCCCGCTCGATTGAACGGATTCGCGAAAGAGCCTGA
- the xseA gene encoding exodeoxyribonuclease VII large subunit has product MEETRKIYSVAELNRAARFTLENGIGEVWVEGEISRLTRQSSGHWYFTLKDEAAAVSCAMFKQNNAAATFEPKDGLKVRVLAQASLYEPRGSYQLIVRKMEEAGKGSLQEQFEKLKAKLSAEGLFDASRKKPLPLLPQKIGVVTSPTGAAIRDIINVLTRRFPNIEILLAPVTVQGEGAAEKIAAAIDYLNTYNRKVGQASSLSTESEKFFTPWLPVDIEKRHLPHWNQDNASYFVTFRLADSLPHEKLQLWQQERIQWLKSHDEPYSKNELTEYSKLFSERINQWLDVGSGSCLLAEKQNASVVEAAMQHFDGNRYRLGSYVIMANHVHVLVSPLPGNNLADILHSWKSFTANRINEQTGRRGAVWQDESYDHIVRSPEQLSFYNDYIRKNLNQSKETAVARIDRLEACPTLPIDLIIVGRGGGSIEDLWAFNEEVVARAIAASRIPVISAVGHEIDFTISDFVADVRAPTPSAAAELAVPVKAELEMQIVRLAARLGGSLQNQVHILRERIPGFRQTMVHALTDGLRLRQQKVDETSRTLAECLKNAVTIQKQRLPGLQQTMDHRMESAVAERKQNLRRLESQLRALSPLAVLDRGYSLTQTEDGTVVRDIAQIRAGGTVRTRLAKGTFISEVKKKEA; this is encoded by the coding sequence ATGGAAGAAACGCGGAAAATTTACAGCGTCGCCGAACTCAACCGCGCCGCGCGGTTTACGCTCGAAAACGGCATCGGCGAAGTGTGGGTCGAGGGCGAAATCTCGCGCCTGACACGCCAGTCGAGCGGTCATTGGTATTTCACTCTCAAGGACGAAGCCGCCGCCGTTTCCTGCGCCATGTTTAAACAGAATAACGCCGCCGCGACGTTCGAGCCGAAGGACGGACTTAAGGTGCGTGTTCTCGCACAAGCCAGCCTCTACGAGCCGCGCGGAAGTTATCAGCTCATTGTCCGCAAGATGGAAGAAGCCGGTAAAGGCTCGCTTCAGGAGCAGTTCGAAAAACTGAAAGCCAAGCTGTCCGCCGAAGGGCTGTTCGACGCCAGCCGTAAAAAACCGCTACCGCTTCTGCCGCAAAAAATCGGCGTGGTCACCTCGCCCACCGGCGCGGCGATCCGCGATATCATCAACGTGCTGACACGGCGGTTTCCGAATATTGAAATCCTGCTCGCGCCGGTTACCGTGCAAGGCGAAGGCGCGGCGGAAAAAATTGCCGCCGCAATTGATTATTTGAATACATACAACAGGAAAGTAGGACAGGCTTCCAGCCTGTCCACAGAGAGTGAGAAGTTCTTCACCCCATGGCTCCCTGTCGATATAGAAAAGCGTCATCTACCGCATTGGAATCAGGACAATGCCTCCTACTTTGTCACCTTCCGGCTGGCTGATTCACTGCCGCATGAAAAACTCCAGCTCTGGCAACAGGAGCGCATCCAATGGCTAAAGTCGCATGACGAACCTTATTCTAAAAACGAACTAACGGAATATTCGAAACTGTTCAGCGAACGGATTAATCAATGGCTGGACGTCGGTTCGGGATCCTGTCTGTTGGCCGAGAAGCAAAACGCGTCCGTTGTAGAAGCCGCAATGCAACATTTCGACGGCAATCGCTACCGGCTGGGCTCATACGTGATAATGGCCAACCATGTTCACGTCCTTGTCTCACCACTGCCCGGCAATAACTTGGCAGATATTCTTCATTCGTGGAAATCGTTCACAGCAAATCGGATTAATGAACAAACCGGGCGACGCGGTGCCGTATGGCAGGATGAATCATACGACCACATTGTGCGAAGCCCGGAACAACTGTCTTTTTATAACGACTACATTCGGAAAAATCTCAATCAGTCGAAAGAAACGGCTGTGGCACGAATAGACAGGCTGGAAGCCTGTCCTACTTTGCCGATCGATCTCATTATTGTCGGGCGCGGCGGCGGAAGTATTGAAGACCTTTGGGCGTTCAACGAAGAAGTCGTGGCGCGAGCCATCGCCGCATCGCGGATTCCGGTCATCTCGGCGGTCGGCCACGAAATTGATTTTACGATCAGCGATTTCGTCGCCGATGTGCGCGCGCCAACACCATCAGCGGCGGCCGAGCTGGCCGTGCCGGTCAAAGCCGAACTGGAAATGCAGATTGTGCGGTTGGCCGCGCGGCTCGGCGGTTCACTGCAAAATCAGGTTCATATTCTGCGTGAGCGGATTCCCGGATTTCGTCAGACCATGGTTCATGCACTGACGGACGGGCTCCGGTTACGACAGCAAAAGGTGGATGAAACCAGCCGAACGCTTGCCGAGTGTTTGAAGAATGCGGTAACAATTCAAAAACAACGCCTGCCCGGATTGCAACAGACTATGGATCACCGGATGGAAAGTGCGGTGGCAGAACGGAAACAGAATCTGCGCAGGCTGGAATCTCAACTGCGTGCATTAAGCCCGCTGGCCGTGCTGGATCGCGGTTACAGCCTGACACAGACGGAAGACGGCACCGTTGTGCGTGATATCGCGCAGATCAGAGCAGGCGGAACAGTTCGTACGCGATTGGCAAAAGGGACGTTCATTTCAGAAGTCAAAAAGAAGGAGGCATGA
- a CDS encoding exodeoxyribonuclease VII small subunit, with amino-acid sequence MAEKTVDFEKSLERLEAIVEEMEGGDLSLEQMIKHFEEGSKLVTLCSGKLNEVEQKIEKLVKKGGVLSAEPFDPDK; translated from the coding sequence ATGGCCGAAAAAACGGTAGATTTTGAAAAATCGCTCGAACGGCTCGAAGCCATTGTTGAAGAAATGGAAGGCGGTGACCTTTCGCTTGAACAGATGATCAAGCATTTCGAGGAAGGCTCTAAGCTGGTTACACTTTGCTCCGGCAAACTCAACGAGGTGGAGCAGAAGATCGAGAAGCTGGTGAAAAAAGGCGGCGTATTATCTGCCGAACCGTTCGACCCGGATAAATAA